In a single window of the Streptomyces sp. NBC_00285 genome:
- a CDS encoding YceD family protein has translation MALNARLDHRNPLVFDTHELGRRPGALQRLTRQIDAPKDFGIQGVIGVPEGAPVELGLRLESVMEGVLVTGTARALAKGECVRCLEPLELELEADFQEMFSYPDADDRGRVKAEPVDDAEEDEDRLFIEDGLFDLEPVLRDAVVLALPMQPVCQDDCPGLCSQCGARLADAPDHHHDAVDIRWAALQGLAGSLEDGEKDEISGAEAGADEKQEK, from the coding sequence ATGGCCCTGAACGCCCGCCTCGACCACCGCAACCCTCTCGTGTTCGACACACACGAGCTGGGTCGGCGTCCTGGCGCGCTCCAGCGCCTGACCCGTCAGATCGACGCCCCCAAGGATTTCGGCATCCAGGGAGTGATCGGAGTGCCGGAAGGCGCCCCGGTCGAGCTCGGACTCCGCCTGGAGTCGGTCATGGAAGGTGTCCTTGTCACAGGCACCGCCCGTGCACTGGCCAAGGGGGAGTGCGTAAGGTGTCTGGAGCCGCTGGAGCTGGAGCTCGAAGCGGACTTCCAGGAGATGTTCTCGTACCCTGACGCCGACGACCGTGGCCGCGTGAAAGCGGAACCGGTCGACGACGCCGAGGAAGACGAGGACAGGCTCTTCATCGAGGACGGTCTTTTCGACCTCGAACCCGTGCTGCGTGATGCGGTGGTGCTCGCACTGCCGATGCAGCCGGTGTGCCAGGACGACTGCCCCGGCCTGTGCTCCCAGTGCGGAGCCCGGCTGGCGGACGCCCCGGACCACCACCACGATGCCGTCGACATCCGTTGGGCGGCACTGCAGGGACTCGCCGGTTCACTCGAAGATGGCGAGAAGGACGAGATCAGCGGCGCTGAAGCAGGCGCCGACGAGAAGCAGGAGAAGTAG
- the rpmF gene encoding 50S ribosomal protein L32, with product MAVPKRKMSRSNTRHRRSQWKAAVPTLVACERCHEPKLQHIACPACGTYNKRQVLEV from the coding sequence GTGGCTGTTCCGAAGCGGAAGATGTCGCGCAGCAACACGCGCCACCGCCGGTCGCAGTGGAAGGCTGCGGTCCCCACCCTGGTTGCGTGTGAGCGCTGCCACGAGCCCAAGCTGCAGCACATCGCGTGCCCCGCTTGTGGCACCTACAACAAGCGCCAGGTCCTCGAGGTCTGA
- a CDS encoding ATP synthase F0 subunit B has product MDVQKKLDEIVASVSGARSMPMSASCVVNRAELLALLAEVREALPGSLAQAEELIGGREQMVEQARQEADRIISTAHAERGSLISDTEIARRSQAEAERIVNEARQEAEDVRAEADDYVDSKLANFEVVLTKTLGSVGRGREKLLGTGPGTDENGYEDEDAPERSHDPETLRRDADSYVDSKLGAFEAVLAKTLEAVGRGRQKLHGRIASDDLSALADDTSTVQHSSDADYLADLTALAEQDNRAAARVPVEQQDYAQQPAYGYQQQTDAYAGYQQQADPYAQQDQYGYQQADPYAYQGYEQQAAYDPNQAQQPQHAQQSYALDETSLFDTGMITPEQLRAYEQGRGQ; this is encoded by the coding sequence GTGGACGTGCAGAAGAAGCTCGACGAGATCGTGGCCTCGGTCTCCGGTGCACGGTCGATGCCGATGTCGGCCTCGTGCGTGGTCAACCGCGCTGAACTGCTCGCGCTGCTGGCGGAGGTGCGCGAAGCTCTGCCCGGTTCCCTCGCGCAGGCCGAGGAGCTGATCGGCGGCCGTGAGCAGATGGTCGAGCAGGCCCGCCAGGAGGCCGACCGGATCATCTCCACGGCGCACGCCGAGCGCGGCTCCCTGATCTCCGACACCGAGATCGCCCGCCGCTCCCAGGCCGAGGCCGAGCGGATCGTGAACGAGGCCCGCCAGGAGGCCGAGGACGTCCGCGCCGAGGCCGACGACTACGTCGACTCCAAGCTCGCCAACTTCGAGGTCGTGCTGACCAAGACCCTCGGCTCGGTGGGCCGCGGCCGCGAGAAGCTCCTCGGCACCGGTCCCGGCACTGACGAGAACGGCTACGAGGACGAGGACGCCCCCGAGCGCAGCCACGACCCCGAGACCCTGCGCCGCGACGCCGACTCCTACGTCGACTCCAAGCTCGGCGCCTTCGAGGCGGTCCTCGCCAAGACCCTGGAGGCCGTCGGCCGCGGCCGCCAGAAGCTGCACGGCCGGATCGCCTCGGACGACCTCAGTGCCCTCGCCGACGACACCTCCACCGTCCAGCACTCCAGCGACGCCGACTACCTGGCCGACCTCACCGCCCTCGCCGAGCAGGACAACCGGGCCGCGGCCCGGGTACCGGTCGAGCAGCAGGACTACGCCCAGCAGCCGGCGTACGGCTACCAGCAGCAGACCGACGCCTACGCGGGCTACCAGCAGCAGGCCGATCCCTATGCCCAGCAGGACCAGTACGGCTACCAGCAGGCCGACCCGTACGCCTACCAGGGCTACGAGCAGCAGGCCGCCTACGACCCGAACCAGGCCCAGCAGCCCCAGCACGCCCAGCAGAGCTACGCCCTCGACGAGACCAGCCTCTTCGACACCGGCATGATCACGCCGGAGCAGCTGAGGGCGTACGAACAGGGTCGCGGCCAGTAA
- the rsmD gene encoding 16S rRNA (guanine(966)-N(2))-methyltransferase RsmD, which yields MTRVIAGKAGGRRLAVPPGNGTRPTSDRAREGLFSTWQSLLGGPLRGERVLDLYAGSGAVGLEALSRGASHTLLVEADARAARTVRENVKNLGLPGAEVRAGKAEQIIRTPAPTEPYDLVFLDPPYAVTDDDLREILLTLRTEHWLAPDALVTVERSTRGGEFGWPAGFDAVKARRYGEGTFWYGRAAATCEDAR from the coding sequence ATGACCCGCGTGATCGCCGGCAAAGCCGGCGGACGCCGCCTGGCAGTCCCGCCGGGCAACGGCACCCGCCCCACCTCCGACCGCGCACGCGAAGGACTCTTCTCCACCTGGCAGTCCCTGCTCGGCGGCCCGCTCCGGGGCGAACGCGTCCTGGACCTGTACGCCGGTTCAGGAGCTGTCGGCCTGGAAGCCCTGTCACGGGGCGCGAGCCACACCCTCCTAGTCGAGGCCGACGCCAGAGCGGCCCGCACAGTCCGCGAGAACGTCAAGAACCTGGGCCTCCCCGGCGCCGAGGTCCGCGCAGGCAAGGCCGAACAGATCATCCGGACACCGGCGCCGACAGAGCCGTACGACCTCGTCTTCCTCGATCCCCCGTACGCCGTCACCGACGACGATCTTCGGGAGATCCTCCTCACACTCCGTACGGAACACTGGCTCGCGCCGGACGCACTGGTCACCGTGGAGCGGAGCACCAGAGGCGGCGAATTCGGCTGGCCGGCCGGTTTCGACGCGGTCAAGGCCCGTCGCTACGGCGAGGGAACGTTTTGGTACGGTCGCGCCGCCGCTACGTGCGAAGACGCACGATGA
- the coaD gene encoding pantetheine-phosphate adenylyltransferase yields MRRAVCPGSFDPITNGHLDIISRASRLYDEVYVAVMINKSKKGLFEIEERIEMIREVTAEYGNVIVEAFHGLLVDYCKERDIPAIVKGLRAVSDFDYELQMAQMNNGLSGVETLFVPTNPTYSFLSSSLVKEVATWGGDVSHLVPPLVLEALNERLRKG; encoded by the coding sequence GTGCGCCGCGCCGTCTGTCCCGGGTCGTTCGACCCGATCACCAACGGACACCTCGACATCATTTCCCGCGCCTCCAGACTGTATGACGAGGTCTACGTCGCGGTGATGATCAACAAGTCCAAGAAGGGCCTCTTCGAGATCGAGGAGCGGATCGAGATGATCCGCGAGGTCACCGCCGAGTACGGCAACGTGATCGTAGAGGCCTTCCACGGCCTCCTCGTCGACTACTGCAAGGAGCGCGACATCCCCGCCATCGTCAAGGGGCTGCGCGCGGTCAGCGACTTCGACTACGAGCTCCAGATGGCCCAGATGAACAACGGTCTCTCGGGCGTCGAGACCCTTTTCGTCCCGACCAACCCCACCTACAGCTTCCTGTCCTCCTCGCTCGTCAAGGAGGTCGCGACCTGGGGCGGAGACGTCTCCCACCTGGTGCCGCCGCTGGTCCTCGAAGCTCTGAACGAACGCCTCCGCAAAGGCTGA
- the rnc gene encoding ribonuclease III has translation MSTPKKNSGDNQASSHTLLEGRLGYTLESALLVRALTHRSYAYENGGLPTNERLEFLGDSVLGLVVTDTLYTTHPDLPEGQLAKLRAAVVNSRALAEVSRGLDLGSFIRLGRGEEGTGGRDKASILADTLEAVIGAVYLDQGLEAASELVHRLFDPLIEKSSNLGAGLDWKTSLQELTATEGLGVPEYLVTETGPDHEKTFTAAARVGGVSYGTGTGRSKKEAEQQAAESAWRSIRAAADERAEAAAEKAVEAVEAAEDDEEGPSSVSA, from the coding sequence GTGTCCACGCCGAAGAAGAACTCGGGCGACAACCAGGCCTCGTCCCACACGCTGTTGGAAGGGCGGCTCGGGTACACACTCGAGTCCGCCCTTCTGGTGCGTGCGCTGACCCACCGTTCGTACGCGTACGAGAACGGCGGTCTGCCGACCAACGAACGGCTGGAGTTCCTCGGGGACTCCGTGCTCGGTCTCGTGGTCACGGACACGCTGTACACCACCCACCCCGACCTGCCCGAAGGCCAACTGGCCAAGTTGCGGGCCGCGGTGGTCAACTCGCGTGCACTTGCGGAGGTCAGCCGCGGGCTCGACCTGGGCTCCTTCATCCGGCTCGGCCGTGGTGAAGAGGGAACGGGCGGCCGGGACAAGGCATCCATCCTCGCCGACACCCTTGAAGCGGTGATCGGCGCGGTCTATCTCGATCAGGGCCTCGAAGCGGCCTCCGAACTGGTGCACCGCCTGTTCGACCCGCTGATCGAGAAGTCCTCCAACCTCGGTGCCGGCCTGGACTGGAAGACCAGTCTCCAGGAGCTCACCGCGACCGAAGGGCTCGGCGTACCCGAGTACCTGGTCACGGAGACCGGCCCCGACCACGAGAAGACCTTCACTGCTGCCGCCCGCGTCGGAGGCGTCTCGTACGGCACCGGCACCGGCCGCAGCAAGAAGGAGGCGGAGCAGCAGGCCGCAGAGTCCGCCTGGAGGTCCATCCGGGCCGCCGCGGACGAACGCGCCGAAGCGGCGGCAGAAAAGGCTGTTGAAGCCGTCGAAGCCGCCGAGGACGACGAAGAAGGTCCGTCGTCCGTCTCCGCCTGA